DNA sequence from the Cellulophaga sp. HaHaR_3_176 genome:
CACAGGGAGAACTTGGTGATATTGTTTATGTAGAAGTGGAAACTTTAGATGAAACACTAGATAAAGACGAAATTTTTGGAACAGTAGAAGCTGTAAAGACTGTTTCTGATCTATTCTTACCCTTAACAGGTGAAATCATTGAATTTAATGAAGGGTTAGAGGATAGCCCTGAGAATGTAAATTCAGACCCTTACGGAGCAGGTTGGATGATTAAAATTAAATTAAGTGATCTTTCAGAAGTAGAATCACTTTTAAGCGACTCAGATTATAAAGAGTTGATAGGTGCTTAAAAAAAATAAGTTTACAATTTTGTTTATAAGCTGGATGGTGTTAATAACATCACTCAGCTTATTTTCATTTAAAGGAGTGTCTACAAGTGGTATTAATATTCCTCATCTAGATAAGTTGGTCCATTTTACATTTTACTTTTTTGCAACTATATTAGGTGGCCTTTCATATAAAGAAATTTATAAAAAAGAACAAAGTTTATTGAGTGCAGGAAAAATAATGTTATTGTTCTCTATAGTTTATGGTATGGTTATTGAGATAATACAATATAGTTTTACAGAGAATAGAGAGGGAGATTTTTTAGATTTTTTAGCCAACAGTTTAGGTGCTTTTTTAGGTTTTTTAGTAATTAAACACCTGCTTTCTAAGAGAGTTTTTTAAAAATGAAAAAAAATATTACCGTTTTTATAAATAAATAATTAAATTAGCTCACACAAAATTTTTGAAACATGGAATTAAAGAAGAATCCTAAAGCTGATATATCAAGAAATAGTGGTCTATTTTTTGTTGCCGGCTTAGCACTTGTTATGCTTATAACATGGCGTGCATTAGAGTATAAGAAGTATGATGATGTAGCAAATTACGATATTTCTCAGAATGTTGATGATTTGTTAGATGAAGAGGTTCCGATGACAGAACAAATAAAAACTCCACCACCACCACCACCACCAGTAGCTCCAGAAATAATTGAAGTTGTAGAAGATGAAGCTGATGTTCCTGAAACTATAATTGAAGATTCTGAGTCTAATGAAGATGAGGTTGTTGCAGAAGTTGAAGAAATTGAAGTTGCAGAAATAGAAGAAGATTTAGATATCCCGTTTTCTGTAATTGAAGATGTTCCTGTTTTTCCAGGTTGTGAAAGCGAAAAAGGTGCAAACGCTTTAAGAGCTTGTTTTCAAAAAATGATGTACAAGCATATTAATAAAAACTTTAGATATCCAGAAATTTCTCAAGAAATGGGTGTTCAAGGTAAAGTTAATGTGATGTTCGTAATTCAAAAAGATGGAAGCATCGGTAATGTTAGAATGCGTGGGCCAGATAAAAACTTAGAAGGTGAAGCTGCTAGAATTATAGGTAAACTTCCTAAAATGACTCCAGGTAAGCAGAGAGGTAGAGCTGTTAGGGTTCCATTTAGTATTCCAATTACTTTCAAATTACAATAAAAAATAAATTTTTTATATTAAAAATCCCGAACATATGTTCGGGATTTTTTTTTGGTACGTTTCTTGCATTTTAACAAAATAGTAACAACATAAAATTTTACTATTATGAAAAAAAGTACAAGAAGTACTGCCGATTCCCACGGCAATGGGAGTCGCAACGAAACGTCCAATGGTTTAACCTCAAAAGGGACTAAACATGATGTAAACTTACGAAAAAATGGATTTATTCATTTTCAAATAGGTTTAATTTTAGCAATGTTTTTGGTCTACTTTGGTTTAGAGCTAGCTTTTAGTAGGGAAAAACCTCCCGTCTTAACTCATGAAGATTTATCTTCAGAAGTACTAGAGTTTCATTCAGATGCTAATAATTTTGTTGTTGAGAAAAACAAAGTTGTTCAGCAATCTAATCAGAAAGTAAACGATCCTGATAAATTTAAAATTGTTCCTGATGATGTTATAATTAACCCGAAATTGGAATTTAAAAAAGATCCTGAGGTAGATAATACGGGTGTAATTGATGTTAGTAGTATAAAGCCATTCAAAGACCCAGATATAGAAGAAGGTATTGTTATTCCTTTTATAGCTTTAGAGGATGTTCCTGTTTTTCCAGGTTGTGAAAAAGTAGAGAAATCAGAACGAAAAGCTTGTTTCGAAGAGAAAATGCAAAAACACGTATTACGTACTTTTAGATATCCTGAAGCTGCTATTGATATGCAAGAGCAAGGTAAGGTGTATGCGATGTTTACAATTGGTAAAGAAGGTTTAATAGAGGATGTTAAACTTAGAGGCCCTTCAAAAATTTTAGAAAATGAAGCTGCTAGAATTATAGGTGAGTTGCCTGTGATGAAACCAGGAAAGCAAAGAGACTTACCAGTAAGAGTTTCATTTAGTATGCCTATAGTTTTTAAATTAAATTAAGATATATGTAATATTTTTAAGAAAACCAGTTGCAATATTCTATTGTAACTGGTTTTTTGTTTTAATAAATTCAATTATTTGTGAATTAGTTTACTAGGTCTTCTTATAAAATATAAACATACCTTTTTCGTTGCACAAATAGCATTCTGGCGTTATCTTTGCTTATCAATAAAAATACCGAATGAAAACGGCAATTAGCTCAGTAAAAAGCGCCTCATGGTCTTTAATTTTTTCTGATTTTAAGGAGATTACCAAAGCAAGACTTTCTGTAAGTGTTGTTTTCTCGGCTATTGCAGGTTATTTTCTTGGTGCACCTCAGTTGCAGCTGTATCCAATATTATTACTGGCATTTGGTGGTTATTGTATGGTTGGTGCTTCTAATGCATATAATCAAGTAATAGAGAAAGATTTAGATGCTTTAATGAATAGGACTAAAAATAGACCTATTCCAGCAGGTAGAATGTCAGTAAAATCGGCTCTTATTATTGCTGTGATTTTAACAATTTTAGGCTTGGTTTCTCTTTATTTTTTAAATCCTAAAACAGCAATGTTTGGGGCAATATCAATTTTTTTATATACAAGTGCTTATACACCTTTAAAAACAATAACACCGTTGTCTGTTTTTGTTGGAGCTATACCAGGAGCAATCCCTTTTATGTTAGGTTGGGTTGCGGCAACTAATGAGTTTGGTATAGAACCAGGTACTCTTTTTATGATTCAATTTTTCTGGCAATTTCCTCATTTTTGGGCATTAGGTTGGATGTTGGATGAAGATTATAGAAAAGGTGGCTTTAAAATGTTGCCAACAGGTAAAAAAGATAAAAAAACAGCATTGCAAATAATCATGTATACATTCTGGATGATTGTAATATCTATAGTTCCTGCATTTGGAATTACAGGGGCATTGAAATTATCAATTACAGCAGCTGTAATTATTTTTTTAATGGGAATGGTTATGCTAATTTTTGCTTTTAAACTTTACGAAAAAAGGGATAATCCATCAGCTAAAAAATTAATGTTAGCAAGTGTAAGTTATATTACATTGATGCCGATTGTTTATGTGGTAGATAAATTTTTACAATAAAATGGATTTAACAGAAGGATCAATACAAGAAAAACACGGCAGAGCAAAGAAAATGATGCTTTGGTTTGGTATAGTAAGTTTATTAATGACTTTTGCAGGCTGGACAAGTGCCTACATTGTTAGTAGTACTAGAGAAGATTGGTTGAGAGATTTTGAACTTCCTTCTTCTTTTTACATAAGTACAACTTTAATAGTTATTAGTAGTTTTACTTATTTTTTTGCAAAACTAGCTATCAAAAAAGACAATTCATCACTTTGTACAGGTTTGCTTCTGACAACTTTAGCTTTGGGTTTAGCATTTATCTTTTTTCAAGTACAAGGTTTCAATCAAATAATAGCACAAGGATATTATTTTACAGGAGAAACAAGTAGCGTTACAACATCTTACATATTTTTGATTGCAACTGTGCATATTTTTCATGTAGTTGCGGGTATAATTTCATTATTAGTTGTGTTATTCAATCAATTTAGAGGAAAATATTCTGCTAATAATTTATTAGGTATAGAACTTGGAGCTACTTTTTGGCATTTTTTAGACTTGCTTTGGGTGTATTTAATCTTATTTTTTGCTTTTTATCAGTAATAAAAAGACAAATTATTGGTTTGATATTTAATAATAATCAAGTTAAGCGTAAAAAAGATGTTTTTTTGGTCATTTTTTAAAAGCAAAAATTTTGTTTGGGCAAAAAAAATGTAAATTTGTGAAAATTTTATTAACACGATAATATATTTATGGATACTACAGTAACAACTGGTGAGGAACAGAATGTATGGGGTGGAGGAAACCAACCGCTAAATGCTAGCTACGGAAAAATGATGATGTGGTTTTTCATCGTTTCTGATGCTTTGACATTTTCTGGTTTTCTTGCAGCATATGGCTTCTCAAGATTTAAGTTTTTAGAAACATGGCCAATTGCAGATGAGGTTTTTACTCACGTGCCATTTTTCCATGGTAATTATCCGATGTATTACGTGGCATTTATGACATTTATATTAATTATGTCATCAGTGACAATGGTTTTGGCCGTTGATGCGGGTCATCAAATGAAAAAAAATAAAGTTATTTGGTATATGTTCTTTACCATTATCGGAGGTATCATTTTCGTTGGTTCTCAAGGATGGGAATGGGCAACTTTTATAAAAGGTAGTCATGGTGCTTTAGAAACTAAAGGTGGTAGAATATTACAGTTTGTTGATGCTGAAACAGGTCATCAGGTTGCTATAGCTGATTTTGCTAAAGAAATGCATTCTGAACGTACAGCTCACGAACGTAAAAATGGTATTTGGTTTACAAAAGAAGGTACTTTACCAACATATTCAGTTAGCCAAGTGGTAGATGGTTTTAAAGCTAAATCTAATTTATTGGTTAGAACCGAAAAAATTAATGAAGAAGGCCACAAGACTATTCTTTCAAGAGAAGATTCTTTAATGAAGTTGAATCAAGCTGTACAGGTTGTAGAAGGTGCAAACCTTGTGCATAATGAGTATGGTAGTAGGTTATTTGCTGATTTCTTTTTCTTTATAACTGGTTTTCATGGTTTTCACGTATTTTCTGGTATTGTAATTAATATCATTATTTTCTTTAATGTTATTATAGGTACGTATGAAAAAAGACGTAGTTATGAAATGGTAGAGAAAGTTGGACTATACTGGCACTTTGTTGATTTAGTTTGGGTATTTGTATTTACATTCTTCTACCTAGTTTAATAGAATAAAAAATTAGTTTCTTTTTAAAAGAATTTAAAAATATTATAATGGCACACGAACATAAATTAGAAATTTTCAGAGGTTTAGTTAAGTTTAAATCTAACGTCAGTAAAATCTGGGGTGTTTTAATTTTCTTATCTTTAATAACAGCAGTAGAAGTTGCATTAGGTATAATTAAGCCTGATGTTTTAATAAAATCTACTGTTTTAGGAATGAAACCCTTAAATTGGATTTTTATCATCTTAACTTTAGTGAAAGCATATTATATTGCTTGGGATTTTATGCACTTAAGAGATGAGAAAAGTGCGTTAAGAAGAACAATAGTTTGGACTCCAATTTTCTTAGTAAGCTACTTGCTTTTTATCTTGCTTTTTGAAGCAGATTATATTTTTGAAGTATATAAAGAAGGCTTTGTGAAATGGAATTTCTAAAAGATATTTAAAAGTTAAAAAAGACGGTTTTACGACCGTCTTTTTTTATTTTTGCACTATTCCTATTTGGAAGATATAGAAGAGAGGCGGACTCTTTTTTTTGTATTAAAAATAGCATCAAACCTTAGTGCTAATTTATAGTGATAGCAATATGAAAAAGACTTTTGTTTTAGTAGTTTTATTTATCTTCCCTATTGTTGCTTACCTCTTTTTTGCATCAGGGGTTCATAACTTTGGCAAATTACCTGTTCTTACAGAAAATATTGAAGATGTTGCTGATTATGATAGCAGAGTAACATTCAATAAAAAAATAACTATACTAGGTTTTTTGGGATCAGATATTGATTTTAAAAAAGGAAATGCCCTCAATCTTAACGAAAAAATATATAAAGATTTTTATAAGTTTGATGATTTTCAATTTGTAATGGTTGTTCCAAAAGGTATGGAACCTAATGTAGAGGTTTTAAAAAAGGAACTTTCTAGTTTAGTAGATGTAAATAAATGGAATTTTATCTTTCTTGACCCCACAGAAATTACTTCTATCTTTTCAAGTTTAAAAACAGATTTAAAACTTGATTCTAATTATAGTACTCCTTATGTTTTTATAATAGATAAAGATGCAGCACTTCGTGGAAGGAACCCAGATGAGGATAATCATGAAACCATTTATGGGTTTAATGCAACTTCTGTAGCTGAATTAACGAACAAAATGATTGATGATGTTCGAATTATACTTGCAGAGTATAGAATGGCTTTAAAAAAGAATAATTCAGATCGTAAAATATAAAAATGAAAAAAAACTATACATACGTTTGGGTATCTTTTATTGTGCTAATATTTGGAATCATATTTATACCTAGAATAATTGATAGAGTAAAAAATGGAACGATCGTTGAAAGTGATAGGATGAATGTGCCTACCAATTCAGGTGATCTTGCTTATGTTGTTTTAAATGGTGTTAAAAGAAAAGTTCCAGAATTTTCATTTGTAAACCAAGATAGTCTGCTTATAACAAATGAAGATTATAAAGGGAAAGTGTACGTTGTAGAATTCTTTTTTTCTACATGTCCAACGATTTGCCCAATTATGAACCAAAATTTGATTCAGGTTCAGAATGAGTTTAAAGACTTTAATGATTTTGGAGTTGCCTCTTTTTCTATTAATCCAGAATACGATACACCAAGGGTTTTAAAAGAATATGCTGAAAAATATGGTGTAACAAATATGGATTGGAACCTGATGACAGGTGACTCTCAAGCAATATATGATTTAGCAAATACAGGTTTTAATATTTTTGCGAAAGAAATACCTAATGCTCCAGGTGGTTTTGAACATGCAGGTATGTTTGCTTTAGTAGATAAAAATGGATATTTACGTTGTAGAGTAGATGATTTTGGAAATCCAATTATATACTACCGTGGAGCTATTTTAGAAGAAGATGGAGAAAATGACCATGGTGAGAAAGAACAAATAGGTGTTTTAAAAGAAGATATTAAAAAATTATTAGAAGAGTAAATGAGTGCGGTCGATTTAAAAGAAAAGAAATTTAACAAGTTAATTACAATAGTATCTATTGTGGTACCTGTTGTAGTTGCAATTTTATTTAGAGTTAAAATTCCAGATGCTAAACCGTTAAGTTTTTTGCCGCCAATTTATGCGAGTGTAAACGGTATAACAGCTATATTATTAATAGCGGCTGTGTTTGCTATAAAAAATGGCAAGAAAGTTATGCATCAAAACCTAATGAAAACGTGCATAGGGCTTTCTTTAGCCTTTTTGGTAATGTATATAGGGTATCATATGACATCAGAATCTACTAAATTTGGAGGTGATGGAGCTGTCAAGTATGTATATTATTTTATACTAATTACTCATATCATCTTATCAATTATTATAATACCATTAGTGCTTAAAACGTATGCAAAAGCTTATTTAGAAAAATTTGAAGAGCATAGAAAACTCGCAAAAATTACATTTCCTATTTGGCTTTATGTCGCAATTACGGGTGT
Encoded proteins:
- the gcvH gene encoding glycine cleavage system protein GcvH; protein product: MNIPSELKYTKDHEWVKIEGDVATVGITDFAQGELGDIVYVEVETLDETLDKDEIFGTVEAVKTVSDLFLPLTGEIIEFNEGLEDSPENVNSDPYGAGWMIKIKLSDLSEVESLLSDSDYKELIGA
- a CDS encoding VanZ family protein, producing the protein MLKKNKFTILFISWMVLITSLSLFSFKGVSTSGINIPHLDKLVHFTFYFFATILGGLSYKEIYKKEQSLLSAGKIMLLFSIVYGMVIEIIQYSFTENREGDFLDFLANSLGAFLGFLVIKHLLSKRVF
- a CDS encoding energy transducer TonB, yielding MELKKNPKADISRNSGLFFVAGLALVMLITWRALEYKKYDDVANYDISQNVDDLLDEEVPMTEQIKTPPPPPPPVAPEIIEVVEDEADVPETIIEDSESNEDEVVAEVEEIEVAEIEEDLDIPFSVIEDVPVFPGCESEKGANALRACFQKMMYKHINKNFRYPEISQEMGVQGKVNVMFVIQKDGSIGNVRMRGPDKNLEGEAARIIGKLPKMTPGKQRGRAVRVPFSIPITFKLQ
- a CDS encoding energy transducer TonB, coding for MKKSTRSTADSHGNGSRNETSNGLTSKGTKHDVNLRKNGFIHFQIGLILAMFLVYFGLELAFSREKPPVLTHEDLSSEVLEFHSDANNFVVEKNKVVQQSNQKVNDPDKFKIVPDDVIINPKLEFKKDPEVDNTGVIDVSSIKPFKDPDIEEGIVIPFIALEDVPVFPGCEKVEKSERKACFEEKMQKHVLRTFRYPEAAIDMQEQGKVYAMFTIGKEGLIEDVKLRGPSKILENEAARIIGELPVMKPGKQRDLPVRVSFSMPIVFKLN
- the cyoE gene encoding heme o synthase; this translates as MKTAISSVKSASWSLIFSDFKEITKARLSVSVVFSAIAGYFLGAPQLQLYPILLLAFGGYCMVGASNAYNQVIEKDLDALMNRTKNRPIPAGRMSVKSALIIAVILTILGLVSLYFLNPKTAMFGAISIFLYTSAYTPLKTITPLSVFVGAIPGAIPFMLGWVAATNEFGIEPGTLFMIQFFWQFPHFWALGWMLDEDYRKGGFKMLPTGKKDKKTALQIIMYTFWMIVISIVPAFGITGALKLSITAAVIIFLMGMVMLIFAFKLYEKRDNPSAKKLMLASVSYITLMPIVYVVDKFLQ
- a CDS encoding cytochrome c oxidase subunit 3; the encoded protein is MDLTEGSIQEKHGRAKKMMLWFGIVSLLMTFAGWTSAYIVSSTREDWLRDFELPSSFYISTTLIVISSFTYFFAKLAIKKDNSSLCTGLLLTTLALGLAFIFFQVQGFNQIIAQGYYFTGETSSVTTSYIFLIATVHIFHVVAGIISLLVVLFNQFRGKYSANNLLGIELGATFWHFLDLLWVYLILFFAFYQ
- a CDS encoding cytochrome c oxidase subunit 3; translation: MDTTVTTGEEQNVWGGGNQPLNASYGKMMMWFFIVSDALTFSGFLAAYGFSRFKFLETWPIADEVFTHVPFFHGNYPMYYVAFMTFILIMSSVTMVLAVDAGHQMKKNKVIWYMFFTIIGGIIFVGSQGWEWATFIKGSHGALETKGGRILQFVDAETGHQVAIADFAKEMHSERTAHERKNGIWFTKEGTLPTYSVSQVVDGFKAKSNLLVRTEKINEEGHKTILSREDSLMKLNQAVQVVEGANLVHNEYGSRLFADFFFFITGFHGFHVFSGIVINIIIFFNVIIGTYEKRRSYEMVEKVGLYWHFVDLVWVFVFTFFYLV
- a CDS encoding cytochrome C oxidase subunit IV family protein; the protein is MAHEHKLEIFRGLVKFKSNVSKIWGVLIFLSLITAVEVALGIIKPDVLIKSTVLGMKPLNWIFIILTLVKAYYIAWDFMHLRDEKSALRRTIVWTPIFLVSYLLFILLFEADYIFEVYKEGFVKWNF
- a CDS encoding SCO family protein, whose product is MKKNYTYVWVSFIVLIFGIIFIPRIIDRVKNGTIVESDRMNVPTNSGDLAYVVLNGVKRKVPEFSFVNQDSLLITNEDYKGKVYVVEFFFSTCPTICPIMNQNLIQVQNEFKDFNDFGVASFSINPEYDTPRVLKEYAEKYGVTNMDWNLMTGDSQAIYDLANTGFNIFAKEIPNAPGGFEHAGMFALVDKNGYLRCRVDDFGNPIIYYRGAILEEDGENDHGEKEQIGVLKEDIKKLLEE
- a CDS encoding DUF420 domain-containing protein, giving the protein MSAVDLKEKKFNKLITIVSIVVPVVVAILFRVKIPDAKPLSFLPPIYASVNGITAILLIAAVFAIKNGKKVMHQNLMKTCIGLSLAFLVMYIGYHMTSESTKFGGDGAVKYVYYFILITHIILSIIIIPLVLKTYAKAYLEKFEEHRKLAKITFPIWLYVAITGVVVYLMISPYYNYA